A single Sander lucioperca isolate FBNREF2018 chromosome 24, SLUC_FBN_1.2, whole genome shotgun sequence DNA region contains:
- the LOC116058582 gene encoding zinc finger protein 583-like isoform X6 produces the protein MDRHRKQLEVVLKPETKLRGEALPSDVQKVIVGEEHQQEWSSSLDQEETEPPHIKEEQEELWISQDPEQLQGLEEADITQFPLTPVPVKSEDDEGRPELSQLHQRQTVEMKTEANGEDCGGPEPAIDSSPSQPDGDDKNGDSSEPETDDSADWKKTREPQSGLNSLNNDEVPVCESRCGSGEKAFSCSVCKKAFPDSAHLQRHMRIHTGNRPFSCSVCKKAFTMSENLQAHMRIHTGERPFSCSVCKKAFIQGGHLQKHMRIHTGEKPFSCSVCKNTFTDRAHLQRHMRIHTGNRPFSCSVCRKAFTMRENLQAHMRIHTGERPFSCSVCKKAFTERGHLKAHMRTHTGEKPFSCPFCKKTFTMSGHLQQHMRIHTGERPFSCSVCKKAFTVSRTLHRHMRTHTEEKPFSSVKWSSSV, from the coding sequence cttTACCTTCAGATGTCCAGAAAGTGATTGTTGGTGAAGAACATCAGCAGGAGTGGAGCTCCAGTCTGGACCAGGAAGAGACAGagcccccacacattaaagaggaacaggaggaactctgGATCAGTCAGGACCCAGAGCAGCTTCAAGgactggaggaggctgatatcacccaATTCCCATtaactcctgtccctgtgaagagtgaagatgatgaagggaGACCTGAGTtgtcacagcttcatcaaagacaaactgtagagatgaaaacagaagctaatggagaggactgtggaggaccagaaccagccattGACAGTTCGCCTTCGCAACCCGACGGTGACGACAAGAAcggagactcttctgaacctgagactgatgacagtgctgattggaagaagaccagagaacctcagtccggtttaaactctctgaataATGATGAAGTCCCTGTCTGTGAGTCAAGATGTGGTAGTGGTGAGAAagcatttagctgctcagtctgcaAGAAAGCTTTTCCAGACAGTGCACATTTACAaagacacatgagaatccacacaggaaatagaccatttagctgctcagtctgtaagaaggCTTTTACAATGAGTGAAAATTTACAggcacacatgagaatccacactgGAGAGAGACCTTTTAGCTGCTCCgtctgtaagaaagcttttatACAGGGTGGACacttacagaaacacatgagaatccacacaggagagaaaccgttTAGCTGCTCCGTCTGTAAGAACACTTTTACAGATCGTGCACATTTACAaagacacatgagaatccacacaggaaaTAGACCgtttagctgctcagtctgtaggaAAGCTTTTACAATGAGGGAAAATTTACAggcacacatgagaatccacactgGAGAGAGACCTTTTAGCTGCTCCGTCTGTAAGAAAGCTTTCACAGAGAGGGGACATTTAAAGGCGCACATGAGAACCCACActggagagaaaccatttagctgccCATTCTGTAAGAAAACTTTTACAATGAGTGGACATTTGCAgcaacacatgagaatccacactgGAGAGAGACCGTTTAGCTGCTCCgtctgtaagaaagcttttacagTGAGTAGAACTTTACATAGACACATGAGAACCCACACAGaagagaaaccatttagctcTGTGAAGTGGAGCTCTA
- the LOC116058582 gene encoding gastrula zinc finger protein XlCGF57.1-like isoform X5 yields the protein MDRHRKQLEVVLKPETKLRGEALPSDVQKVIVGEEHQQEWSSSLDQEETEPPHIKEEQEELWISQDPEQLQGLEEADITQFPLTPVPVKSEDDEGRPELSQLHQRQTVEMKTEANGEDCGGPEPAIDSSPSQPDGDDKNGDSSEPETDDSADWKKTREPQSGLNSLNNDEVPVCESRCGSGEKAFSCSVCKKAFPDSAHLQRHMRIHTGNRPFSCSVCKKAFTMSENLQAHMRIHTGERPFSCSVCKKAFIQGGHLQKHMRIHTGEKPFSCSVCKNTFTDRAHLQRHMRIHTGNRPFSCSVCRKAFTMRENLQAHMRIHTGERPFSCSVCKKAFTERGHLKAHMRTHTGEKPFSCPFCKKTFTMSGHLQQHMRIHTGERPFSCSVCKKAFTVSRTLHRHMRTHTEEKPFSSVKWSSSPENLSQV from the coding sequence cttTACCTTCAGATGTCCAGAAAGTGATTGTTGGTGAAGAACATCAGCAGGAGTGGAGCTCCAGTCTGGACCAGGAAGAGACAGagcccccacacattaaagaggaacaggaggaactctgGATCAGTCAGGACCCAGAGCAGCTTCAAGgactggaggaggctgatatcacccaATTCCCATtaactcctgtccctgtgaagagtgaagatgatgaagggaGACCTGAGTtgtcacagcttcatcaaagacaaactgtagagatgaaaacagaagctaatggagaggactgtggaggaccagaaccagccattGACAGTTCGCCTTCGCAACCCGACGGTGACGACAAGAAcggagactcttctgaacctgagactgatgacagtgctgattggaagaagaccagagaacctcagtccggtttaaactctctgaataATGATGAAGTCCCTGTCTGTGAGTCAAGATGTGGTAGTGGTGAGAAagcatttagctgctcagtctgcaAGAAAGCTTTTCCAGACAGTGCACATTTACAaagacacatgagaatccacacaggaaatagaccatttagctgctcagtctgtaagaaggCTTTTACAATGAGTGAAAATTTACAggcacacatgagaatccacactgGAGAGAGACCTTTTAGCTGCTCCgtctgtaagaaagcttttatACAGGGTGGACacttacagaaacacatgagaatccacacaggagagaaaccgttTAGCTGCTCCGTCTGTAAGAACACTTTTACAGATCGTGCACATTTACAaagacacatgagaatccacacaggaaaTAGACCgtttagctgctcagtctgtaggaAAGCTTTTACAATGAGGGAAAATTTACAggcacacatgagaatccacactgGAGAGAGACCTTTTAGCTGCTCCGTCTGTAAGAAAGCTTTCACAGAGAGGGGACATTTAAAGGCGCACATGAGAACCCACActggagagaaaccatttagctgccCATTCTGTAAGAAAACTTTTACAATGAGTGGACATTTGCAgcaacacatgagaatccacactgGAGAGAGACCGTTTAGCTGCTCCgtctgtaagaaagcttttacagTGAGTAGAACTTTACATAGACACATGAGAACCCACACAGaagagaaaccatttagctcTGTGAAGTGGAGCTCTAgtccagagaacctcagtcaggttTAA